In a genomic window of Pangasianodon hypophthalmus isolate fPanHyp1 chromosome 1, fPanHyp1.pri, whole genome shotgun sequence:
- the ctss2.1 gene encoding cathepsin S, ortholog2, tandem duplicate 1 isoform X2: MLLRSLLFTVIFGAVVALKDPSLDMHWLLWKKNHSKTYTSELEELGRREIWERNLRLVTLHNLEASLGMHTYELGMNHMGDMTREEILQMFAGTRVPPNLTRKSPFVASAGISVPDSVDWREQGYVTEVKNQGSCGSCWAFSAAGALEGQLKRTTGQLLSLSPQNLVDCSSKYGNEGCNGGYMSAAFQYVIDNGGIDSEEAYPYTAVDGQCKYDQSKRAANCSSYTFVSRGNEEALKQAVATIGPISVAIDATRPSFILYRSGVYNDPSCTQDTNHAVLAIGYGSLNGEDYWLVKNSWGTRFGDGGYIRIARNKGNMCGIASYACYPVM, encoded by the exons ATGTTGTTGAGGAGCTTGCTGTTCACAGTGATCTTTGGGGCAGTAGTGGCCCTTAAAGACCCAAGCCTGGACATGCACTGGCTGCTGTGGAAGAAAAATCACAGCAAAACTTACACCAGTGAG TTGGAGGAGTTGGGTCGGAGGGAGATTTGGGAGAGGAACCTACGCTTGGTCACTCTGCACAACCTGGAGGCCTCTTTGGGAATGCACACATATGAATTGGGCATGAACCATATGGGAGACATG ACTAGAGAGGAGATCCTGCAAATGTTTGCTGGGACTCGTGTACCTCCCAACCTGACAAGGAAGTCTCCATTTGTTGCCTCTGCTGGAATTTCAGTACCAGATTCAGTTGACTGGAGGGAACAGGGCTATGTAACAGAGGTCAAGAACCag GGTTCGTGTGGTTCATGCTGGGCGTTCAGTGCTGCTGGTGCACTAGAGGGTCAGCTAAAGAGGACTACAGGTCAGCTGCTTTCTCTCAGTCCACAGAACTTGGTAGACTGCTCTTCTAAGTATGGAAACGAGGGCTGCAATGGAGGTTACATGTCCGCTGCCTTCCAGTATGTCATTGACAATGGTGGTATAGATTCTGAAGAAGCCTACCCTTACACTGCAGTG GATGGACAGTGCAAGTATGACCAATCAAAACGTGCCGCCAACTGCTCCAGTTACACTTTTGTTTCTCGGGGTAATGAGGAGGCACTTAAGCAAGCTGTGGCCACTATTGGACCCATCTCTGTGGCTATTGATGCTACTCGCCCATCGTTCATCCTGTACCGCAGTG GTGTCTACAATGACCCAAGCTGCACCCAGGATACAAACCATGCAGTGCTAGCTATAGGGTATGGCAGCCTGAATGGAGAGGACTACTGGCTAGTGAAAAACAG CTGGGGTACTAGATTTGGAGATGGAGGCTACATCCGCATAGCCCGCAACAAAGGCAACATGTGTGGCATTGCAAGTTATGCTTGTTATCCAGTCATGTAG
- the ctss2.1 gene encoding cathepsin S, ortholog2, tandem duplicate 1 isoform X1: MQVNMLLRSLLFTVIFGAVVALKDPSLDMHWLLWKKNHSKTYTSELEELGRREIWERNLRLVTLHNLEASLGMHTYELGMNHMGDMTREEILQMFAGTRVPPNLTRKSPFVASAGISVPDSVDWREQGYVTEVKNQGSCGSCWAFSAAGALEGQLKRTTGQLLSLSPQNLVDCSSKYGNEGCNGGYMSAAFQYVIDNGGIDSEEAYPYTAVDGQCKYDQSKRAANCSSYTFVSRGNEEALKQAVATIGPISVAIDATRPSFILYRSGVYNDPSCTQDTNHAVLAIGYGSLNGEDYWLVKNSWGTRFGDGGYIRIARNKGNMCGIASYACYPVM; encoded by the exons ATg CAGGTGAATATGTTGTTGAGGAGCTTGCTGTTCACAGTGATCTTTGGGGCAGTAGTGGCCCTTAAAGACCCAAGCCTGGACATGCACTGGCTGCTGTGGAAGAAAAATCACAGCAAAACTTACACCAGTGAG TTGGAGGAGTTGGGTCGGAGGGAGATTTGGGAGAGGAACCTACGCTTGGTCACTCTGCACAACCTGGAGGCCTCTTTGGGAATGCACACATATGAATTGGGCATGAACCATATGGGAGACATG ACTAGAGAGGAGATCCTGCAAATGTTTGCTGGGACTCGTGTACCTCCCAACCTGACAAGGAAGTCTCCATTTGTTGCCTCTGCTGGAATTTCAGTACCAGATTCAGTTGACTGGAGGGAACAGGGCTATGTAACAGAGGTCAAGAACCag GGTTCGTGTGGTTCATGCTGGGCGTTCAGTGCTGCTGGTGCACTAGAGGGTCAGCTAAAGAGGACTACAGGTCAGCTGCTTTCTCTCAGTCCACAGAACTTGGTAGACTGCTCTTCTAAGTATGGAAACGAGGGCTGCAATGGAGGTTACATGTCCGCTGCCTTCCAGTATGTCATTGACAATGGTGGTATAGATTCTGAAGAAGCCTACCCTTACACTGCAGTG GATGGACAGTGCAAGTATGACCAATCAAAACGTGCCGCCAACTGCTCCAGTTACACTTTTGTTTCTCGGGGTAATGAGGAGGCACTTAAGCAAGCTGTGGCCACTATTGGACCCATCTCTGTGGCTATTGATGCTACTCGCCCATCGTTCATCCTGTACCGCAGTG GTGTCTACAATGACCCAAGCTGCACCCAGGATACAAACCATGCAGTGCTAGCTATAGGGTATGGCAGCCTGAATGGAGAGGACTACTGGCTAGTGAAAAACAG CTGGGGTACTAGATTTGGAGATGGAGGCTACATCCGCATAGCCCGCAACAAAGGCAACATGTGTGGCATTGCAAGTTATGCTTGTTATCCAGTCATGTAG
- the onecutl gene encoding one cut domain, family member, like, translating to MDGNMGEVSVHSHVELAHSQDSRVMLHSRDVSAAFSRPALGSPPIGLEHEHRSPGYEHSMTALGYGRESPANCGSTYTTLTPLQPFDDKFHHHHHHHHPCLPVSNVIGSFTLMREDRGLGGNFYNPYSKDLGMAQTLSPPLGSSGLEPAMHSYSSLGTQNGHSGQMLTGSNEVHMGSNGGNLFCRTVADFGREMSPPSLGSDHGVSHHLNKMDSHHQHIPTYHHHIYTQSYQHHHPSQQASKLGELSVSSPSSSSPSSSALTREGMLAGSQSSSASEEINTKDVAQRIITELKRYSIPQAIFAERVLCRSQGTLSDLLRNPKPWSKLKSGRETFKRMSRWLQEPEFQRMASLRLEACKRKEQEQSKQERNQGPKRTRLVFTDLQRRTLMAIFRENQRPAKELQVTIAQQLGLELSTVSNFFMNARRRNLNRWSEEGRPSSTGSSGSSTSSPNVSCTTA from the exons ATGGATGGGAATATGGGAGAGGTGTCGGTTCACAGTCATGTGGAGCTTGCACACAGCCAAGACAGTAGAGTGATGCTGCACTCACGAGATGTCTCTGCTGCCTTCTCGCGTCCCGCTTTGGGAAGCCCCCCCATAGGCCTGGAACATGAGCACAGAAGCCCTGGTTACGAGCACAGTATGACAGCGCTGGGCTATGGCAGGGAGAGCCCTGCAAACTGTGGCAGCACCTACACCACGCTCACCCCCCTGCAGCCTTTTGACGACAAgtttcaccatcatcatcatcatcaccatcccTGTTTGCCTGTCAGCAATGTAATCGGTAGCTTTACACTCATGCGTGAGGACAGAGGCCTTGGAGGTAACTTCTATAACCCCTACAGCAAAGACTTGGGCATGGCACAGACTCTTTCTCCACCTCTGGGCAGTTCAGGTCTGGAACCGGCTATGCACAGCTACAGCTCTTTAGGGACACAGAATGGACACAGTGGCCAGATGTTAACAGGCAGCAATGAGGTCCATATGGGCAGCAATGGGGGTAACCTGTTCTGCCGAACAGTGGCAGACTTTGGGAGGGAAATGTCACCCCCCTCTCTGGGCAGTGACCATGGGGTCAGCCATCATCTGAACAAGATGGACAGTCACCACCAGCACATACCCACCTACCACCACCATATTTATACTCAGAGCTACCAGCATCATCACCCTAGCCAGCAGGCCTCAAAGCTGGGTGAGCTCTCTGTTTCTtccccctcttcctcctcccctTCAAGTTCTGCTCTCACCAGGGAGGGTATGTTGGCTGGCTCCCAGAGTAGCAGTGCAAGCGAGGAGATCAACACCAAAGATGTGGCCCAGCGGATCATCACAGAGCTGAAGAGGTACAGCATCCCGCAGGCCATCTTTGCAGAGAGGGTGCTGTGCCGATCTCAGGGCACCCTGTCCGATCTGCTGCGAAACCCAAAGCCCTGGAGCAAGCTCAAGTCTGGCCGTGAGACCTTCAAGAGGATGTCCCGCTGGTTACAAGAGCCAGAATTTCAGAGGATGGCATCTCTGCGCCTGGAAG CGTGTAAACGGAAGGAGCAGGAGCAGTCTAAGCAGGAGAGGAACCAGGGACCAAAGCGTACTCGGCTGGTCTTCACAGACTTGCAGCGACGTACACTGATGGCGATCTTCCGAGAGAACCAGCGTCCTGCCAAAGAGCTTCAGGTGACCATTGCACAGCAACTGGGCCTCGAGCTCTCCACCGTCAGCAACTTCTTCATGAACGCTCGTCGCAGAAACCTCAACCGCTGGAGCGAGGAGGGACGCCCATCCTCCACCGGGTCCTCAGGATCCAGCACCTCCTCCCCTAACGTCTCCTGCACTACGGCGTGA